A portion of the Bacillus thuringiensis genome contains these proteins:
- the clpP gene encoding ATP-dependent Clp endopeptidase proteolytic subunit ClpP — translation MNLIPTVIEQTNRGERAYDIYSRLLKDRIIMLGSAIDDNVANSIVSQLLFLESQDPEKDIHIYINSPGGSITAGMAIYDTMQFIKPQVSTICIGMAASMGAFLLAAGEKGKRYALPNSEVMIHQPLGGAQGQATEIEIAAKRILFLREKLNQILADRTGQPLEVLQRDTDRDNFMTAEKALEYGLIDKIFTNR, via the coding sequence ATGAATTTAATTCCTACAGTAATTGAACAAACAAATCGTGGAGAACGCGCTTACGATATTTACTCTCGACTATTAAAGGACCGCATCATTATGCTTGGTAGTGCAATTGATGACAACGTAGCTAACTCAATCGTTTCCCAGCTTTTATTCTTGGAATCTCAAGATCCAGAAAAAGATATTCACATCTACATCAACAGCCCTGGTGGTTCTATCACAGCGGGTATGGCAATCTATGATACAATGCAGTTTATTAAACCACAAGTATCAACAATCTGTATCGGTATGGCTGCATCTATGGGTGCATTCTTACTTGCAGCAGGTGAAAAAGGAAAACGTTATGCACTTCCAAACAGTGAAGTAATGATTCACCAACCACTTGGTGGAGCACAAGGTCAAGCGACTGAAATCGAAATCGCTGCAAAACGTATCCTATTCTTACGTGAAAAGCTAAACCAAATTCTTGCTGACCGCACTGGTCAACCACTTGAAGTACTACAACGCGATACAGATCGCGACAACTTCATGACAGCAGAAAAAGCTTTAGAATACGGTTTAATCGATAAGATCTTTACAAATCGTTAA
- a CDS encoding HPr family phosphocarrier protein, whose protein sequence is MVQKRVQVSLKNGLQARPAALFVQEANRFHADIFIEKDGKTVNAKSIMGIMSLAIGTGSMITITTEGSDAEEALEALAAYVQ, encoded by the coding sequence GTGGTTCAAAAACGAGTTCAGGTTTCATTAAAAAACGGTTTACAAGCACGTCCGGCTGCGTTGTTTGTACAAGAGGCAAATCGCTTTCATGCAGATATCTTTATTGAGAAAGATGGAAAGACAGTAAATGCAAAGAGCATAATGGGGATTATGAGCTTAGCAATTGGAACTGGAAGCATGATAACAATTACAACAGAAGGTTCAGATGCAGAAGAGGCTTTAGAAGCATTAGCTGCATATGTACAATAA
- the whiA gene encoding DNA-binding protein WhiA, protein MSFASETKKELTNLEVKECCEKAELSALLRMNGSLSFSNRRLSIDIQTENAAIARRIYTLLKKGYDVTVELLVRKKMRLKKNNVYIVRLVEKSREILADLHIVRADFSFIRNISQELIEKKCCKRSYLRGAFLAGGSVNNPETSSYHLEIFSLYKEHNDAICELMNGFDLNSKTLERRKGYITYLKEAEKITEFLNIIGAHNALLRFEDIRIVRDMRNSVNRLVNCETANLNKTIGAALRQIENIRYIDETVGLDILPDKLQEIAQLRRDYQDVTLKELGEMVSGGKISKSGINHRLRKIDEIAEKLRAGETVAKK, encoded by the coding sequence GTGTCATTTGCATCAGAAACAAAGAAAGAGTTGACGAATCTTGAAGTGAAAGAATGCTGTGAGAAAGCAGAATTATCGGCGTTACTTCGAATGAACGGATCGCTTTCTTTTTCAAACCGTCGTCTATCTATCGATATTCAAACAGAAAATGCGGCAATTGCAAGAAGGATTTATACGCTTTTGAAAAAAGGATATGATGTGACGGTAGAATTACTTGTTCGTAAAAAAATGCGATTGAAGAAAAATAATGTGTATATTGTACGACTTGTTGAAAAATCTCGTGAAATACTAGCAGATCTTCATATTGTTCGAGCTGATTTTTCATTTATTCGAAATATATCACAGGAATTGATTGAGAAAAAATGTTGTAAACGATCGTATTTACGCGGTGCATTTTTAGCAGGTGGTTCAGTAAATAACCCAGAAACATCATCTTATCATTTAGAGATCTTTTCGTTATATAAGGAACATAATGATGCTATATGTGAACTGATGAACGGATTTGATTTAAATAGTAAGACGTTGGAAAGAAGAAAAGGGTACATTACGTATTTGAAAGAAGCGGAGAAAATTACGGAATTTTTAAATATTATTGGTGCTCATAATGCGCTTTTAAGGTTTGAAGATATTCGAATCGTACGTGATATGCGTAATTCCGTAAATCGTTTAGTGAACTGCGAAACAGCTAATTTAAATAAAACAATTGGTGCAGCGCTAAGGCAGATTGAAAATATCCGCTATATTGATGAGACGGTTGGTCTTGATATATTGCCAGATAAACTACAAGAGATTGCGCAACTACGAAGAGATTATCAAGATGTAACATTGAAAGAGTTAGGTGAGATGGTATCCGGGGGGAAAATTAGTAAATCGGGTATTAATCATCGTTTGCGTAAAATCGATGAAATTGCAGAGAAATTACGCGCGGGGGAAACGGTAGCAAAAAAATAA
- a CDS encoding gluconeogenesis factor YvcK family protein: protein MKKERKPKIVIMGGGTGLSVLLRGLKQYPVDITAVVTIADDGGSSGRLRDELEIPPPGDIRNVLVALSDVEPLVEALFQHRFTTGDGLKGHALGNLLLAGMTSITGDFFHAITETSKVLNVRGRVLPAANQSAVLHAELEDGEIVTGESKIPYYGKKINRVFLTPEDVEPLHETLAEIKRADLLVFGPGSLYTSILPNLVVNKIGDAVLAAKAKKVYVCNVMTQAGETMGYTAFDHVQALHDHLGQPFINTAIVNNREIPCELRKLYEEEMSTPVVVDEERFAENNIDVIQEGLAKYDDRVVRHDTLKLASILYSLL, encoded by the coding sequence ATGAAAAAAGAGAGAAAGCCTAAAATTGTCATCATGGGAGGCGGGACTGGACTTTCTGTTTTATTAAGAGGATTAAAGCAATATCCTGTTGATATTACAGCAGTTGTTACAATCGCTGATGATGGTGGCAGTTCGGGTAGATTACGTGATGAGCTAGAAATTCCACCTCCAGGTGACATCCGTAACGTACTTGTTGCGTTATCGGATGTAGAGCCACTGGTGGAAGCTTTATTTCAGCACCGTTTCACAACAGGAGACGGACTGAAAGGTCATGCGTTAGGAAATCTATTGTTGGCAGGTATGACCTCGATTACGGGAGACTTTTTCCATGCAATTACGGAAACAAGTAAAGTATTAAATGTCAGAGGACGTGTATTACCAGCAGCGAATCAAAGTGCGGTACTTCATGCGGAACTTGAAGATGGAGAAATTGTCACAGGTGAATCAAAGATTCCTTATTACGGAAAGAAGATTAATCGTGTCTTTTTAACTCCAGAAGATGTAGAGCCATTGCATGAAACGTTGGCTGAGATTAAACGAGCTGATTTACTTGTTTTCGGCCCAGGAAGTTTGTATACGAGTATATTACCCAATTTAGTTGTTAACAAAATTGGGGACGCTGTTCTTGCTGCAAAGGCGAAGAAGGTATATGTATGTAACGTTATGACACAAGCGGGTGAAACGATGGGATATACTGCTTTTGATCATGTGCAGGCGTTACACGATCATTTAGGGCAACCATTTATCAATACTGCAATTGTAAATAACCGTGAGATTCCTTGTGAATTACGTAAGTTATATGAGGAAGAAATGTCTACACCAGTTGTAGTGGATGAAGAACGTTTTGCTGAAAATAATATTGATGTTATTCAAGAGGGATTAGCGAAGTATGATGATCGTGTTGTAAGGCATGATACGTTAAAGTTAGCTTCGATTTTATATTCATTGTTATAA
- the rapZ gene encoding RNase adapter RapZ encodes MTENNDIKMVIITGMSGAGKTVALQSFEDLGYFCVDNLPPMLLPKFIELMADSKGKMNKVALGIDLRGREFFEHLWGALDDLSERTWIIPHILFLDAKDSTLVTRYKETRRSHPLAPTGLPLKGIEAERNLLTDMKARANIVLDTSDLKPKELREKIVHLFSTETEQAFRVNVMSFGFKYGIPIDADLVFDVRFLPNPYYIPHMKPLTGLDEEVSSYVLKFNETHKFLEKLTDLITFMLPHYKREGKSQLVIAIGCTGGQHRSVTLTEYLGKHLKPEYSVHVSHRDVEKRKGH; translated from the coding sequence ATGACAGAGAATAATGATATAAAAATGGTAATTATTACAGGGATGTCTGGAGCTGGAAAAACAGTAGCTTTACAAAGTTTTGAAGATTTAGGATATTTTTGTGTGGATAATTTACCACCGATGTTATTGCCAAAGTTTATTGAGCTTATGGCGGATTCAAAAGGGAAAATGAATAAAGTGGCACTTGGTATTGATTTACGTGGCCGCGAGTTTTTCGAACATTTATGGGGAGCACTTGATGATTTATCAGAACGTACATGGATTATTCCTCATATTTTATTTTTAGATGCGAAAGATAGTACGCTTGTAACTCGTTATAAAGAAACGAGACGTTCGCATCCACTTGCACCAACGGGTTTGCCGTTAAAGGGAATCGAAGCAGAGCGCAATTTATTAACAGATATGAAGGCACGAGCGAATATTGTGCTTGATACATCGGATTTAAAACCGAAAGAATTACGTGAAAAAATTGTTCACTTGTTCTCAACAGAAACTGAGCAAGCATTTCGTGTAAATGTTATGTCATTTGGATTTAAGTACGGTATTCCAATTGATGCAGATTTAGTATTTGATGTTCGTTTTTTACCAAATCCATATTACATTCCACATATGAAGCCATTAACAGGACTAGATGAAGAAGTTTCTTCTTATGTACTGAAATTTAATGAGACACATAAGTTTTTAGAGAAGTTGACGGATCTGATTACTTTCATGCTGCCTCATTATAAAAGAGAAGGCAAAAGTCAACTTGTAATTGCAATTGGATGTACAGGTGGACAGCATCGTTCTGTTACGCTTACAGAATACCTTGGGAAACATTTGAAACCAGAGTATAGTGTTCATGTATCTCATCGTGATGTGGAGAAGAGAAAGGGCCATTAA
- a CDS encoding NUDIX hydrolase: MQRVTNCVLIRDNEVLLLQKPRRNWWVAPGGKMERGETVRDSVVREYREETGIYLKNPALKGVFTFVIQEGDKVVSEWMMFSFLATDFAGENKLESEEGIIGWHTFDKIDDLAMAPGDYHIIDYLIKGNGIIYGTFVYTPDFELLSYRLDPS; encoded by the coding sequence ATGCAAAGAGTGACAAACTGTGTGTTAATTAGAGATAATGAAGTACTCTTACTCCAAAAACCTCGCCGAAATTGGTGGGTTGCACCAGGCGGGAAAATGGAGCGTGGTGAGACTGTAAGAGATTCCGTTGTTCGCGAATATCGCGAAGAAACAGGTATTTATTTGAAAAACCCAGCGTTAAAGGGGGTCTTCACCTTTGTCATCCAAGAAGGTGATAAAGTTGTTTCTGAATGGATGATGTTCTCCTTTTTAGCGACAGATTTTGCAGGAGAAAACAAACTAGAGAGCGAAGAAGGCATCATTGGTTGGCATACATTTGATAAAATTGATGATTTAGCAATGGCGCCAGGAGATTATCACATTATTGATTATTTAATTAAAGGAAATGGCATAATCTACGGTACATTTGTATATACCCCAGATTTTGAGTTGCTTTCATATCGATTAGATCCGAGTTAA
- a CDS encoding DUF368 domain-containing protein, which yields MEWRNIYRGFCMGVSDLIPGVSGGTIAVVLGIYEQLLAAISGFFSREWKKHLGFLIPLAAGVAAAFLTLSHVIKYLLANHYEPTQFFFLGLIISILPMLMREADAKSSFKGKHIVLLIVAAILVAITAFFKPDKAADPITTLTILNAIGLFFAGWMASMAMLLPGISGSFILLIIGVYPTAINALTTLNLPLIVVIGAGVMVGFVVSSKGISFLLDRYKSMTFAAIIGLVIGSIVIVFPGIPTGGFSIISSIITFILGFAIVTYFGKK from the coding sequence ATGGAATGGCGTAATATATATCGTGGATTTTGTATGGGCGTTAGTGATTTAATTCCTGGTGTGAGCGGCGGTACAATCGCTGTTGTGTTAGGGATTTATGAACAATTGCTTGCGGCAATTAGTGGATTCTTTAGTCGTGAATGGAAAAAACATTTAGGATTTTTAATTCCCCTTGCAGCTGGTGTGGCAGCGGCATTTTTAACGTTAAGTCACGTCATTAAATATTTACTTGCAAATCATTATGAGCCGACTCAATTTTTCTTCCTCGGTTTAATTATTAGTATATTACCGATGTTAATGAGGGAAGCTGATGCAAAGTCGTCGTTTAAAGGTAAGCACATCGTTTTATTAATAGTTGCAGCAATTCTTGTTGCGATTACAGCTTTCTTTAAACCAGATAAGGCAGCAGATCCAATTACGACGTTAACAATTTTAAATGCAATTGGTTTATTTTTCGCAGGATGGATGGCTAGTATGGCTATGCTACTTCCTGGGATTAGTGGATCGTTTATTTTATTAATTATTGGTGTGTATCCAACAGCAATTAACGCTTTAACTACACTTAACTTACCTTTAATCGTGGTTATCGGTGCTGGTGTTATGGTAGGGTTCGTTGTAAGTAGTAAAGGCATTAGTTTTTTATTAGATCGTTATAAAAGTATGACATTTGCGGCAATTATTGGACTTGTAATCGGTTCGATTGTAATTGTATTCCCTGGGATTCCGACCGGCGGATTTTCAATTATAAGTTCAATTATTACCTTTATTTTAGGATTTGCAATTGTTACTTATTTCGGTAAGAAATAA
- the trxB gene encoding thioredoxin-disulfide reductase, with the protein MSEEKIYDVVIIGAGPAGMTAAVYTSRANLSTLMLERGIPGGQMANTEDVENYPGYESILGPDLSNKMFEHAKKFGAEYAYGDVKEVIDGKEYKTIIAGKKEYKARAIIVASGAEYKKIGVPGETELGGRGVSYCAVCDGAFFKGKELIVIGGGDSAVEEGVFLTRFASKVTIVHRRDTLRAQKILQDRAFQNEKVDFIWNHTIKEINEASGKVGSVTLVDVNSGEEKEVKTDGVFVYIGMLPLSKPFVELGITNENGYLETNERMETKIPGIFAAGDVREKMLRQIVTATGDGSIAAQSAQHYVEELLEELKTVSEK; encoded by the coding sequence GTGTCAGAAGAAAAAATTTATGATGTCGTTATTATTGGTGCAGGACCAGCTGGTATGACAGCTGCAGTATATACATCTCGTGCAAATTTAAGCACATTAATGCTTGAGCGTGGTATTCCAGGTGGCCAAATGGCAAACACAGAAGATGTAGAAAACTACCCAGGTTATGAGTCTATTTTAGGACCAGACTTATCAAATAAAATGTTCGAGCATGCGAAGAAATTTGGTGCTGAATATGCATACGGTGATGTGAAAGAAGTCATCGATGGTAAAGAATACAAAACAATTATTGCTGGTAAAAAAGAATATAAAGCACGTGCAATTATCGTTGCAAGCGGTGCAGAGTATAAAAAAATTGGTGTACCGGGTGAAACAGAACTTGGCGGCCGCGGTGTATCATATTGTGCAGTATGTGACGGGGCATTCTTTAAAGGAAAAGAACTTATCGTAATTGGCGGCGGAGATTCTGCTGTTGAAGAGGGTGTGTTCTTAACACGCTTCGCATCAAAAGTAACGATCGTTCACCGTCGTGACACGCTTCGTGCACAGAAAATTTTACAAGATCGTGCTTTCCAAAACGAAAAAGTAGATTTCATTTGGAACCACACTATAAAAGAAATTAACGAAGCAAGTGGTAAAGTAGGAAGTGTAACACTTGTAGACGTAAACAGTGGAGAAGAGAAAGAAGTCAAAACTGACGGCGTATTCGTATACATCGGTATGTTACCATTATCAAAACCATTTGTTGAATTAGGTATTACAAATGAAAATGGTTACCTTGAAACGAACGAACGTATGGAAACGAAAATTCCTGGTATTTTCGCAGCTGGTGATGTTCGTGAAAAAATGCTTCGTCAAATTGTAACTGCAACAGGTGACGGTAGTATCGCAGCACAAAGCGCACAACATTACGTAGAAGAATTATTAGAGGAATTAAAAACTGTATCAGAAAAATAA
- a CDS encoding tetratricopeptide repeat protein, producing the protein MGKNQRIYKENGQVISFNQLAEFFYKKGMRAYKGQKLQDAIKYFRRAAQSEKEPFILCQLATVLSEAGEYQESNQIFLKLVRSNPELEQCYYFIANNYAYMGLFQQAKKYADRYLEVAKEKEFVEDTLELLEIMEEEAMGAEEIEDEDDLIVMQEEANRYIRNGQLEEAIATLEIVTKDYPEFWSGHNNLAIAHFQSGNVDKALKLTEMILEKNPGNIHALCNTLIFLYSIGEHKQVEALAGQLVSVYPISFEHRLKLGTTLATIGYFEHAYKWFKLLKRQGYEGDVSFYYWFAYSAYMVKDQQLAEKMWQHVVELHPDKKGKEPWNALNLADEGQNVLFEELRKSFQQSATLEEQMLALYLMNELSTPEKVGFFFDITQAKNGVPIVSQLAKYFFLLNSHKSIPADLQQFEQCVRIADALYNYTKKDDELIEECLHFWFCTFIRLYTSGDIFTNVYGWSAAIEYIVRGEQGNKMTQSELGDVYNVSVATVRKYVQAVKRTHT; encoded by the coding sequence ATGGGGAAAAATCAAAGGATATATAAGGAGAACGGACAAGTTATCTCTTTTAATCAATTAGCGGAATTCTTTTATAAAAAAGGGATGAGAGCTTACAAAGGGCAAAAATTGCAAGATGCAATTAAATATTTTCGAAGAGCGGCACAAAGTGAGAAGGAGCCGTTTATTTTATGTCAATTAGCAACAGTATTATCTGAGGCTGGTGAATATCAAGAGTCGAATCAAATCTTCTTAAAGTTAGTTAGATCTAATCCAGAACTTGAACAGTGCTATTATTTTATTGCAAATAATTATGCATATATGGGGTTATTTCAACAGGCGAAGAAATATGCGGATCGTTATTTAGAAGTTGCAAAAGAGAAGGAATTCGTAGAAGATACATTAGAACTTCTTGAGATTATGGAAGAAGAAGCAATGGGTGCGGAAGAGATTGAAGATGAAGATGATTTAATTGTTATGCAGGAAGAAGCGAATCGCTATATTCGTAATGGACAATTGGAAGAAGCAATTGCTACATTAGAAATTGTTACGAAAGATTATCCGGAATTTTGGTCAGGTCATAATAATTTAGCCATTGCACATTTTCAATCGGGTAATGTAGACAAAGCACTGAAGTTAACAGAAATGATTTTAGAGAAAAATCCTGGTAATATACATGCGCTTTGTAATACGCTTATTTTTCTATATTCAATTGGAGAGCATAAACAAGTAGAAGCGTTAGCGGGACAGCTAGTTTCAGTATATCCGATTTCATTTGAACATCGTTTGAAATTGGGAACTACACTTGCAACAATTGGTTATTTCGAGCATGCATATAAATGGTTCAAACTATTAAAGCGTCAAGGATACGAAGGAGACGTTAGTTTTTATTATTGGTTTGCATATTCTGCTTATATGGTGAAAGATCAGCAACTAGCTGAAAAAATGTGGCAACATGTCGTGGAATTGCATCCTGATAAAAAGGGAAAAGAACCGTGGAATGCGCTGAATTTAGCAGATGAAGGACAAAACGTGTTATTTGAAGAATTACGAAAATCATTTCAGCAAAGTGCGACGTTAGAAGAACAAATGCTAGCTTTATATTTAATGAATGAATTGTCAACGCCGGAGAAGGTTGGATTCTTCTTTGATATAACGCAAGCGAAGAACGGTGTTCCCATCGTATCGCAACTTGCAAAGTACTTCTTTTTACTTAATAGTCATAAGAGTATTCCAGCTGATTTACAACAATTTGAGCAGTGCGTACGAATCGCGGATGCATTATACAATTATACGAAAAAAGATGATGAATTAATTGAAGAGTGTTTACACTTTTGGTTTTGTACGTTCATACGTTTATATACATCTGGAGACATATTTACAAATGTGTACGGCTGGTCAGCTGCGATTGAATACATTGTACGCGGCGAACAAGGAAATAAAATGACACAGTCGGAGCTTGGAGATGTATATAATGTATCTGTAGCGACTGTCCGAAAGTATGTGCAAGCTGTTAAGCGTACGCACACATAA
- a CDS encoding acyltransferase: MRRTTRYPVSGENSLWNVYKTVSFWKVMKNFIIIQIARYTPFLSVKNWLYRTFLRMKVGKKTSFALMVMPDIMFPEKITVGENSIIGYNTTLLAHEYLIREYRLGEIVIGNEVMIGANVTILPGVKIGDGATVSAGTLVHRDVPSGAFVGGNPMRIIYTKEQMIAREGSW; encoded by the coding sequence GTGCGACGGACAACGCGCTATCCTGTTTCAGGAGAAAATTCATTATGGAATGTGTATAAAACAGTTTCTTTTTGGAAGGTAATGAAAAACTTTATTATTATCCAAATTGCGCGTTACACGCCATTTTTATCTGTGAAGAATTGGTTGTACCGCACTTTTTTACGGATGAAAGTAGGAAAGAAAACATCATTTGCGCTTATGGTAATGCCGGATATTATGTTCCCGGAAAAGATAACTGTGGGAGAGAATTCGATTATTGGCTATAACACAACGCTTTTAGCACATGAATATTTAATTCGTGAATATCGACTTGGGGAAATCGTCATTGGAAATGAAGTGATGATTGGAGCGAATGTAACAATATTACCAGGTGTGAAAATTGGAGACGGTGCGACTGTCTCAGCTGGCACACTTGTTCATAGAGATGTACCGAGCGGTGCTTTCGTAGGTGGAAATCCAATGCGTATTATTTATACGAAAGAGCAAATGATCGCAAGAGAAGGTTCATGGTGA
- the ppaX gene encoding pyrophosphatase PpaX has translation MRINTVLFDLDGTLINTNELIISSFLHTLNTYYPNQYKREDVLPFIGPSLHDTFSKIDESKVEEMITSYREFNHDHHDELVEEYETVYETVRELKKQGYKVGIVTTKARQTVEMGLQLSKLDEFFDVVVTIDDVEHVKPHPEPLQKALELLDAKPEEALMVGDNHHDIVGGQNAGTKTAAVSWTLKGRAYLEAYKPDFMLDKMSDLLPILSNMNRS, from the coding sequence ATGAGAATAAATACAGTGTTATTTGATTTAGATGGAACTTTAATTAATACAAACGAACTTATTATTTCTTCTTTTTTACATACTTTAAATACATATTATCCAAATCAATATAAGCGTGAAGATGTGTTGCCATTTATCGGTCCATCTTTGCATGATACTTTCAGTAAGATTGATGAAAGTAAGGTTGAAGAGATGATTACAAGTTATCGCGAATTTAACCATGATCATCATGATGAATTAGTAGAAGAATATGAAACTGTATATGAAACGGTTCGAGAGTTGAAGAAGCAAGGTTATAAAGTTGGTATTGTTACAACGAAAGCGAGACAAACCGTTGAGATGGGATTACAGTTGTCAAAGCTTGATGAATTTTTTGATGTTGTCGTGACAATTGATGATGTAGAGCATGTGAAACCACATCCAGAGCCACTTCAAAAAGCGCTTGAATTATTAGATGCAAAACCAGAAGAGGCATTGATGGTTGGAGATAATCATCATGATATTGTTGGTGGTCAAAATGCGGGGACGAAAACAGCTGCAGTTTCATGGACGCTGAAAGGTAGAGCGTATTTAGAAGCTTACAAGCCGGACTTTATGCTAGATAAAATGAGTGATTTGCTACCGATTTTGTCTAATATGAACCGTTCATAA
- the lgt gene encoding prolipoprotein diacylglyceryl transferase, with translation MLLGSVPQLDRVAVQLGPFPVYWYGIIIGTGVLLGLWLATREGERLGIPKDTFVDLVLIAVPIAILFARMYYVIFEWEYYAQNPSQIINIRQGGLAIHGGLIGAVITGILFAKRRGVSFWKLADIAAPSILLGQAIGRWGNFMNQEAHGDEVTRQFLEGLHLPDFIINQMYIEGVYYHPTFLYESLWNFAGVILLLALRKVNLRRGELFFTYLIWYSVGRFFVEGLRTDSLMLGPLRIAQVMSIGLVVISIIFIIVRRKMGQADKRYSEN, from the coding sequence ATGCTGTTAGGTTCTGTACCGCAGCTTGACCGCGTAGCTGTCCAACTTGGGCCGTTTCCTGTTTATTGGTACGGGATTATTATCGGTACAGGTGTGCTATTAGGTCTTTGGCTAGCAACTCGCGAGGGAGAAAGGCTAGGTATTCCAAAAGATACATTTGTTGACCTTGTATTAATTGCAGTACCGATCGCTATTCTATTTGCGAGAATGTACTATGTTATTTTTGAATGGGAATATTACGCGCAAAACCCGAGTCAAATTATTAATATTCGTCAAGGTGGCTTGGCGATTCATGGTGGTTTAATCGGAGCGGTTATTACAGGGATTCTTTTTGCAAAGCGACGCGGGGTTTCATTCTGGAAGTTGGCGGATATTGCTGCACCAAGTATTTTACTAGGACAAGCAATTGGCCGATGGGGAAACTTTATGAACCAAGAGGCGCATGGTGATGAAGTAACGAGACAGTTTTTAGAAGGTCTTCATTTACCAGATTTCATTATTAATCAAATGTATATTGAGGGTGTGTATTATCATCCGACGTTTTTATATGAATCATTATGGAATTTTGCAGGTGTAATTTTACTACTTGCATTAAGAAAAGTGAATTTACGCCGTGGAGAGTTATTCTTCACATATTTAATTTGGTATTCAGTAGGACGCTTCTTCGTAGAAGGCTTACGTACAGATAGTTTAATGCTAGGACCACTTCGTATTGCGCAAGTAATGTCAATTGGACTTGTTGTTATTTCTATTATTTTCATTATTGTGAGACGAAAAATGGGGCAAGCTGATAAAAGATATTCGGAAAATTAG
- the hprK gene encoding HPr(Ser) kinase/phosphatase yields MPKVRTKDLIEQFQLELISGEEGIHRPIDTSDLSRPGIEMAGFFTYYPADRVQLLGKTELTFFDTLTTEQKQERMKALCTEETPCIIITRNQDVPDELLQASRESGMPLLRSSQTTTRLSSRLTNYLEGKLAPTTAVHGVLVDIYGVGVLITGQSGVGKSETALELVKRGHRLVADDSVEIRQEDEDTLVGSSPDLIEHLLEIRGLGIINVMTLFGAGAVRNYKRITLVINLEIWDQKKNYDRLGLDEEKMKIIDTELTKITLPVRPGRNLAVIIEVAAMNFRLKRMGVNAAQQFSERLMSAIELGNQE; encoded by the coding sequence ATGCCAAAAGTAAGGACAAAAGATTTAATTGAACAATTTCAATTGGAGTTAATAAGTGGTGAGGAAGGAATTCATCGTCCGATTGATACAAGTGATTTATCACGACCTGGAATTGAAATGGCAGGATTCTTTACATATTATCCAGCTGATCGTGTGCAGCTTCTTGGAAAAACGGAGCTTACGTTCTTTGATACGTTAACAACAGAGCAAAAACAAGAGAGAATGAAAGCGCTTTGTACCGAGGAGACGCCATGTATTATTATAACTCGTAATCAAGATGTACCAGATGAGTTATTACAAGCATCACGTGAATCAGGCATGCCTTTATTACGTTCTTCTCAAACGACAACGAGATTATCAAGTCGTTTAACTAATTATTTAGAAGGTAAGCTAGCACCAACAACTGCTGTTCATGGTGTATTAGTAGATATTTACGGTGTTGGTGTTTTAATTACAGGTCAAAGTGGTGTTGGTAAAAGTGAGACAGCTCTTGAACTTGTGAAGCGTGGTCACCGCCTTGTTGCGGATGATAGTGTAGAAATTCGCCAAGAAGATGAAGATACATTAGTAGGAAGCTCACCAGATTTAATTGAGCATTTATTAGAAATTCGTGGTCTAGGTATCATTAACGTTATGACGTTATTCGGTGCAGGGGCAGTGCGAAATTATAAGCGTATTACACTTGTTATTAATCTTGAAATTTGGGATCAAAAGAAAAATTATGATCGCTTAGGTCTTGATGAAGAGAAGATGAAAATTATTGATACAGAACTTACGAAGATTACACTTCCAGTTCGTCCTGGTCGAAACTTGGCTGTTATTATTGAAGTAGCAGCGATGAACTTCCGTTTAAAGCGTATGGGAGTCAATGCAGCACAGCAGTTCTCAGAACGATTAATGAGTGCGATTGAGTTAGGAAATCAGGAGTAA